One part of the Drosophila teissieri strain GT53w chromosome 3R, Prin_Dtei_1.1, whole genome shotgun sequence genome encodes these proteins:
- the LOC122622084 gene encoding LOW QUALITY PROTEIN: uncharacterized protein LOC122622084 (The sequence of the model RefSeq protein was modified relative to this genomic sequence to represent the inferred CDS: inserted 2 bases in 1 codon): MIRKQFKLLFVLDATTTSNQEPTTCLPNGSKSNWPTRRAELTCTDLEHGAKGNEHTSWPEVAFGHCPSTSAIDGSPKTEXTENLLQLLFVLRLLLQQLQWHQRQMS, translated from the exons ATGATCCGAAAACAATTTAagcttttatttgttcttGATGCCACCACAACAAGTAATCAAGAGCCGACAACCTGTCTTCCAAATGGTAGCAAATCAAATTGGCCAACAAGAAGAGCAGAGCTCACCTGCACCGACCTGGAGCACGGAGCTAAGGGCAATGAGCATACATCATGGCCAGAAGTAGCATTTGGACACTGCCCGAGTACGAGTGCAATTGATGGAtcaccgaaaaccga aaccgaaaacctaCTGCAGTTGCTGTTTGTGCTGCGGCTGTtactgcagcagttgcagtggcaccAGCGCCAAATGAGTTGA
- the LOC122621088 gene encoding endoplasmic reticulum resident protein 44 isoform X2, producing the protein MKVVGSLDILYLLAILVTQLSLVAGNSSVVVVTHENLQQIIDSNELVLLSFYTDWCRFSQILQPIFEEAAAKVLQKFPENGRVILGKVNCDIEDILADQFDILKYPTLKIIRNGLISNQEYRGQRSVEAFFQFVEKELSDPIKEFYSIDELKNVEVGYGIVIGYFISKDHVEYDNYRRVASLLRNDCRFLVGFGDLTKVLRPPGKNALIFRGDPSIPNHKNQYKVCAPGARGHLR; encoded by the exons ATGAAGGTGGTCGGCAGTTTGGATATCCTCTATTTGCTGGCGATCCTAGTAACCCAACTTTCTCTCGTCGCGGGAAACTcttcggtggtggtggtgaccCACGAAAACTTGCAACAAATAATAGACTCTAATGAGCTGGTTCTGCTCAGTTTTTATACGGATTGGTGCCGTTTTAGCCAGATTTTGCAACCAATTTTTGAGGAGGCGGCGGCGAAGGTTCTACAGAAATTCCCTGAAAACGGCCGTGTGATACTGGGAAAAGTAAACTGCGACATTGAAGATATATTGGCAGATCAGTTTGACATACTTAAGTACCCAACACTAAAGATTATCAGAAATGGGTTGATTAGCAATCAGGAATACCGTGGCCAGAGATCTGTGGAGGCCTTCTTCCAGTTTGTGGAGAAGGAGCTATCAGATCCAATCAAAGAGTTCTATAGCATTGATGAACTCAAAAATGTGGAAGTTGGCTATGGTATAGTTATTGGTTATTTCATCTCCAAGGATCATGTAGAGTATGATAATTATCGCAGGGTAGCGAGCCTTTTGCGCAACGATTGTAG gtTCCTTGTGGGCTTTGGTGACTTAACTAAGGTGCTCCGACCGCCAGGAAAGAATGCGTTGATCTTCCGCGGCGATCCATCGATTCCGAATCACAAAAACCAGTACA AGGTGTGTGCCCCTGGTGCGAGAGGTCACCTTCGATAA
- the LOC122621088 gene encoding endoplasmic reticulum resident protein 44 isoform X1 yields the protein MKVVGSLDILYLLAILVTQLSLVAGNSSVVVVTHENLQQIIDSNELVLLSFYTDWCRFSQILQPIFEEAAAKVLQKFPENGRVILGKVNCDIEDILADQFDILKYPTLKIIRNGLISNQEYRGQRSVEAFFQFVEKELSDPIKEFYSIDELKNVEVGYGIVIGYFISKDHVEYDNYRRVASLLRNDCRFLVGFGDLTKVLRPPGKNALIFRGDPSIPNHKNQYSEYLGNMTSFKELTFWIDKRCVPLVREVTFDNAEELSEEGLPFVLLFYNNDNVSPIQEFKNAIQSQLENETRVNFLTAEGKVFKHPLFHLGKSLTDLPLIAIDSFMHMYLFPRFKDIHKPGALKKFIDDLFSGALHINFHMALEAKENSESIIDHAEDPPIIHESKFKDLKPSKHRYTLVNRTRDEL from the exons ATGAAGGTGGTCGGCAGTTTGGATATCCTCTATTTGCTGGCGATCCTAGTAACCCAACTTTCTCTCGTCGCGGGAAACTcttcggtggtggtggtgaccCACGAAAACTTGCAACAAATAATAGACTCTAATGAGCTGGTTCTGCTCAGTTTTTATACGGATTGGTGCCGTTTTAGCCAGATTTTGCAACCAATTTTTGAGGAGGCGGCGGCGAAGGTTCTACAGAAATTCCCTGAAAACGGCCGTGTGATACTGGGAAAAGTAAACTGCGACATTGAAGATATATTGGCAGATCAGTTTGACATACTTAAGTACCCAACACTAAAGATTATCAGAAATGGGTTGATTAGCAATCAGGAATACCGTGGCCAGAGATCTGTGGAGGCCTTCTTCCAGTTTGTGGAGAAGGAGCTATCAGATCCAATCAAAGAGTTCTATAGCATTGATGAACTCAAAAATGTGGAAGTTGGCTATGGTATAGTTATTGGTTATTTCATCTCCAAGGATCATGTAGAGTATGATAATTATCGCAGGGTAGCGAGCCTTTTGCGCAACGATTGTAG gtTCCTTGTGGGCTTTGGTGACTTAACTAAGGTGCTCCGACCGCCAGGAAAGAATGCGTTGATCTTCCGCGGCGATCCATCGATTCCGAATCACAAAAACCAGTACAGTGAGTACTTGGGCAACATGACCAGCTTTAAAGAACTAACCTTTTGGATCGATAAGAGGTGTGTGCCCCTGGTGCGAGAGGTCACCTTCGATAATGCAGAAGAGCTATCGGAGGAAGGATTACCATTTGTATTGCTGTTTTACAACAACGACAATGTAAGTCCCATCCAGGAGTTCAAGAACGCAATTCAAAGCCAGCTGGAAAATGAGACGAGGGTTAATTTCCTGACTGCGGAAGGAAAAGTCTTTAAGCACCCACTATTCCATTTGGGCAAGTCCCTGACTGACTTGCCACTAATCGCAATCGATTCTTTCATGCACATGTACCTTTTTCCACGCTTCAAGGACATTCACAAGCCAGGTGCCCTCAAAAAGTTCATTGATGACCTGTTCAGCGGAGCACTACATATAAATTTTCACATGGCCCTCGAAGCTAAGGAAAATTCCGAGTCCATAATCGATCACGCTGAAGACCCGCCGATCATCCACGAGTCAAAGTTTAAGGACCTCAAGCCATCCAAGCACCGTTACACATTGGTCAACCGCACCAGGGACGAGTTATAA